The genomic interval cttagttccccgatcagggatcaaacccacatcccctgcattggaaggcagtttCTGAACCACTGGGCCACGAGGGCAGTCCGGGTCTGCAGGGTTTTGGCGGCACtggggggggtggtggggtggtgggggtatGTGTGTGACGTCTGGACTGCCTTTCAGAGCCCCCTTTCTGGTGATAAGCATGTCTTTCTGCTTCACAGGTCTGCTCTACAGTCCCCAAGGGGCCTGGTACCCGTGAGCAGGGTGGAGACACCAGGCCTGCAGCGCAGCGGGGCGGCGTGCAGAACATGACTTCATCATCCAGTGCTTCTCCCGCAGCCGCTGGAGGCCACACCCACCTGAGCCCATGGCCTGCGCGGGCCCTTCGCTCTCTGCCGCCTTTGACATTCTAGGCGCCGCGGGTCAGGACAAGCTCTTGTATCTTAAGCACAAACTGAAGACTCTGAGGCCCGGCTGCCGGGGGGCATACCTCCTGCACGCCATGGTGCTCCTGAAGCTGGGCCAGGAGACCGAGGCCAGGATCTCCTTGGAGGCGCTGAAGGCGGATGCGGTGGCCCAACTGGTGGCCCGCCAGTGGGCTGATGTGGACAGCACCGAGGCCCCAGAGGAGCCCCCAGACCTGTCCTGGGCTGTTGCCAGGGTGTACCACCTGCTCGCCGAGGAGAAGCTGTGTCCCGCGCCTATGCGGGAGGAAGCCTACCGGGCAGCCCTGCGCGCTTTCAGCTCCAGGGACGACCTCAAGCTGGGGGAGCTCCAGGAAGAGGCCCGGGACCGGTGCGGATGGGACGTCCTTGAGGATCTGGGAGGAGTCCAAACACTGCGCTCCAGCTCCGATCTGGGCTGCCTCCCGCCCTCCTCGGCCTCACCTTCCCGGACGCGCAGCGACCCGCGGCCCATAGAGCATCTTTCGGGCTGGAGCAGAGCATGTTCCCTGAGATCCACTGGCAGCCCGGCCTCCCTGGCCAGCAACTTGGAAATCAGTCAGTCGCCCACCATGGCCCTCCTCAGCGTGCACCACAACCCCCATGGGCCCAGCAAGCTGTGTGACCATCCCCAGGCCAGCGTGGTGCCCGAGCCCGCCCCTTTGGGTTGCCAGGAACCGGAGGAGATGAGCTGGCCCCCATCGGTGGAGGCTGCCGGCTCCCCGGTGCGGCGGAGCAGCCCAGGCCCAGGGCTTCCCGAGGTGACCACGGATGCCTGCCCCGCCAGCCCGCACGACCTTCCAGAAGTGCCGGAAATCAGCGCCCACTATCCGGTGGAGTGTACAGATGTGCCAGCGCCCCCCAAATCTCTCCCTTCACCTTCTAAAAACGCCTGCCTAGTCACAGATCAGACGCCAGTCCAACTTTCAGAGGAAGACACCGCTTACCTGTCGGCTCAGCCACGCCCACCGACTCCTTCCATGCCCCAAACATCCCCGTCCTTTCCTTCCCCATCGAtgtctccctttccttctccatcgACCTCTCCTAAGTCTCACCCGACCTCTCCTAAGGCTCACCCGACCGCTCCTAAGGCTCACTCGACCCCTCCTAAGGCTCACTCGACCCCTCCTAAGGCTCACTCGACCCCTCCTAAGTCTCACCCGACCTCTCCTAAGGCTCACCCGATCGTCTGGAACCCAGAGCCCTCTCCTGCGGAGCTGGAGTCGTCCGAGCAGAAATTCTATAACTTCGTGGTGCTCCACGCGAGTGCGGATGAGCACATCGCACTGCGCGTGCGCGAGAGGCTGGAGGCGCTGGGCGTGCGCGATGGGGCCACGTTCTGCGAGGATTTCCAG from Dama dama isolate Ldn47 chromosome 9, ASM3311817v1, whole genome shotgun sequence carries:
- the TICAM1 gene encoding TIR domain-containing adapter molecule 1; translation: MACAGPSLSAAFDILGAAGQDKLLYLKHKLKTLRPGCRGAYLLHAMVLLKLGQETEARISLEALKADAVAQLVARQWADVDSTEAPEEPPDLSWAVARVYHLLAEEKLCPAPMREEAYRAALRAFSSRDDLKLGELQEEARDRCGWDVLEDLGGVQTLRSSSDLGCLPPSSASPSRTRSDPRPIEHLSGWSRACSLRSTGSPASLASNLEISQSPTMALLSVHHNPHGPSKLCDHPQASVVPEPAPLGCQEPEEMSWPPSVEAAGSPVRRSSPGPGLPEVTTDACPASPHDLPEVPEISAHYPVECTDVPAPPKSLPSPSKNACLVTDQTPVQLSEEDTAYLSAQPRPPTPSMPQTSPSFPSPSMSPFPSPSTSPKSHPTSPKAHPTAPKAHSTPPKAHSTPPKAHSTPPKSHPTSPKAHPIVWNPEPSPAELESSEQKFYNFVVLHASADEHIALRVRERLEALGVRDGATFCEDFQVPGRGELHCLQDALDHSAFIILLLTSNFDCRLSQHQTNQSLMRSLTRHGWQDCVIPFLPLESSLAQLSPSTSSLLTGLVWLDEHSKIFARKVTNTFKPQMLRARKAKWRKDQDARALREQSQQLESERQHAAAWGAVYSAYVHSYLAYQTQVENLQVALANYMPFGTQLPFGGQGSLGTPPSPFPTLPGHQPPLLPPWLGGTPPPIFPQPPPTFPQPPQPPLTFPQPPPTFPQPPPTFPQPPPTFPQPPPSFSQPPPAFSQPPDFPQAPPAHPQSSGHQPLIIHHAQMVQLGVNNHMWNQRGTEAPEDKTQETE